The Candidatus Koribacter versatilis Ellin345 genome has a segment encoding these proteins:
- a CDS encoding PAS domain S-box protein codes for MADHKDFRQSLVANGAAETSLGDERLRTFFENSPEAIAILHSDLTIERVNLEFTRTFGYQADEVVGVDIRRLLCEEGSTATDYAFFERALAGETLSLEATRKRKDGTTLEVSVLVRPITTEDGRLGLYSIYREITQQKQMERLQSALYRIADKANSALDLQELYKAIHSILQELMYAKNCYIALHDPVTDMVSFPYFVDEKDPPFPPHRFGKGLTEYVLRMGKALLATPDSLEELVRRGDLERAGSPSLDWMGVPLKKGDHTFGTLVVQSYRENVRYGEHEKEILTFVSQQIANAVEHRRNQEAVRESENKFRGLAETAVQAIFIYDGARFLYVNAATEAIFGYSRRELLAMEDAWSLVDPESRNWTRQRLLQQLNGSAEPTRFEFKITTRSNEERWLDFSSNRIEFERRAAIVATAVDITQRKKAEQLQSALYRIAEETSEARDLDEFYRFIHRVVAGLMHAENFYIALFDDKSEMLSFPYFVDEEDERPEKKTLGKGLTEYVLRTGQPLLATPAVFEDLIARGEVEAIGAPSLDWLGVPLIISDKVIGVLVVQTYRENIRYRQTEKDILTFVSQHVAAAIEHKRSEDQLRSSEQRYRSLVQSAVYGIYRSTVDGHFIAVNPALIAMLGYQTEDEMLSLNIARDVYLDSSDRENFVAEFMSLKRWEGVEVKWKRKDGKSITVRLSGRLVSDEAGEAGYVEGIVEDVTERRMLEQQLRQSQKMEAVGRLAGGVAHDFNNLLTVIRGYTEILLSDLPPGDVRRAELEEIMKASDRAGSLTRQLLAFSRQQVLAPKVLNLNTIVQNMHNLLRRLLGEDIDLQTVLDPEIGHVKADPSQIEQVLMNLAVNARDAMPMGGRLTIETTNVELTENWSRDIISAKPGPYVMIAMTDSGAGMDEATKARVFEPFFTTKEQGKGTGLGLSTAYGIVKQSDGYISVYSEVGIGSTFKVYLPRMDTVRDTSNAAGPIPANDRGSETVLLVEDEEGVRKLVRGILSRQGYHVLEATSGEEALEIVRESTQKIDMLLSDVVLVGMSGRELSERLRIQMPSLKVIYMSGYTDDAIVRHGVLTESAEFLQKPFTSDSLLRKVRAVLQKRQLQ; via the coding sequence ATGGCGGATCATAAGGATTTCCGGCAGAGCTTAGTCGCAAATGGGGCTGCCGAGACCTCCCTTGGCGACGAGCGCCTTCGCACGTTTTTCGAGAACTCTCCCGAAGCGATCGCGATCCTCCACTCCGACCTCACGATTGAGCGCGTAAACCTTGAGTTCACAAGAACCTTCGGCTACCAGGCCGATGAAGTCGTCGGCGTTGATATTCGAAGACTTCTTTGCGAGGAAGGCTCCACCGCTACCGACTACGCCTTTTTCGAGCGAGCCTTGGCCGGCGAGACCCTCAGCCTGGAGGCAACTCGCAAGCGCAAAGACGGCACCACTCTTGAGGTTTCCGTCCTTGTGCGGCCGATTACGACGGAAGACGGCCGCCTCGGTCTCTACAGTATTTACCGCGAAATTACGCAACAGAAGCAGATGGAGCGCCTCCAGTCCGCGCTCTACCGGATCGCCGACAAGGCCAACTCCGCTCTTGATCTCCAGGAACTCTACAAGGCGATCCACAGCATTCTGCAGGAGTTGATGTACGCCAAGAATTGCTACATCGCTCTGCACGATCCCGTAACGGATATGGTCAGCTTCCCGTATTTCGTGGATGAGAAGGACCCGCCGTTCCCGCCGCACCGGTTTGGTAAAGGCCTTACTGAGTACGTGCTTCGTATGGGGAAGGCGCTCCTCGCTACACCGGACTCGTTAGAAGAACTCGTTCGTCGCGGAGATCTGGAGCGCGCAGGATCGCCCTCTCTCGACTGGATGGGAGTTCCACTTAAAAAGGGCGACCACACTTTCGGGACCCTGGTGGTGCAGTCCTACCGCGAAAACGTGCGGTACGGAGAACACGAGAAGGAGATTCTCACCTTCGTATCGCAGCAGATTGCGAACGCCGTCGAACACCGCCGCAACCAGGAAGCGGTCCGCGAGAGCGAAAATAAGTTTCGCGGACTTGCGGAAACCGCCGTCCAGGCGATCTTCATCTACGACGGCGCGCGCTTCCTTTATGTGAATGCCGCTACAGAAGCCATTTTCGGATACTCGCGCCGCGAGTTGCTCGCTATGGAAGATGCGTGGTCGCTCGTAGATCCCGAATCGCGCAACTGGACGCGACAGCGCCTTCTACAACAGCTCAACGGCTCGGCAGAACCTACCCGCTTCGAGTTCAAAATCACGACTCGCTCCAACGAAGAACGGTGGCTCGACTTCAGTTCGAACCGCATTGAATTCGAACGCCGTGCCGCCATTGTCGCCACGGCGGTGGACATTACCCAACGCAAAAAAGCCGAGCAGCTTCAGTCGGCTCTGTACCGCATCGCAGAAGAGACCAGCGAAGCGCGCGATCTCGACGAGTTCTACCGTTTCATTCACCGCGTCGTCGCCGGCCTGATGCATGCCGAGAATTTCTATATCGCGCTCTTTGACGATAAGAGCGAGATGCTGAGCTTCCCCTATTTCGTGGACGAAGAGGACGAACGTCCAGAAAAGAAGACGTTAGGGAAAGGTCTCACGGAATACGTTCTGCGTACTGGCCAGCCGCTGCTCGCTACTCCAGCGGTGTTCGAGGACCTGATCGCACGTGGCGAAGTCGAAGCCATCGGCGCACCGTCTCTCGACTGGCTTGGCGTCCCGCTGATCATCAGTGACAAAGTCATCGGCGTGCTTGTCGTGCAGACCTATCGTGAGAACATTCGCTACCGTCAGACCGAAAAAGACATTCTCACCTTCGTCTCGCAGCACGTAGCCGCTGCCATCGAGCACAAGCGCAGCGAAGATCAACTACGCTCTTCAGAACAACGCTACCGCTCTCTGGTGCAAAGCGCTGTCTACGGCATTTATCGTTCGACGGTGGACGGCCACTTCATCGCAGTCAACCCGGCACTCATCGCAATGCTCGGATACCAGACAGAAGACGAGATGCTCTCGCTGAACATCGCAAGGGACGTTTACCTCGATTCCTCAGACCGCGAAAACTTCGTCGCTGAATTCATGAGCCTGAAGCGCTGGGAAGGCGTTGAGGTGAAGTGGAAGCGCAAGGATGGCAAATCCATTACCGTGCGCTTGAGCGGCCGTCTAGTCAGTGATGAAGCCGGCGAGGCCGGCTATGTCGAGGGCATTGTCGAGGACGTCACCGAGCGCCGGATGCTCGAGCAGCAACTGCGGCAATCGCAGAAAATGGAAGCTGTCGGACGCTTGGCTGGCGGCGTCGCGCACGACTTCAATAATCTTTTGACCGTCATTCGCGGATACACCGAGATTCTGCTCAGCGACCTGCCGCCGGGTGACGTTCGCCGAGCGGAACTCGAAGAGATCATGAAGGCAAGCGATCGCGCCGGCTCGCTGACCCGCCAGTTGCTCGCGTTCAGCCGCCAACAGGTACTCGCGCCGAAAGTTCTTAATCTGAACACGATCGTGCAGAACATGCACAACCTCTTGCGGCGCCTGCTCGGCGAAGATATCGATCTCCAGACCGTACTCGATCCCGAAATCGGCCACGTGAAAGCCGACCCAAGTCAGATCGAGCAAGTCTTGATGAACCTCGCCGTCAATGCGCGCGACGCCATGCCAATGGGCGGGCGCCTGACAATCGAAACCACGAACGTAGAGCTCACCGAAAATTGGAGCCGCGACATCATCAGCGCCAAACCCGGTCCCTACGTCATGATCGCCATGACCGACTCGGGCGCCGGTATGGACGAGGCGACCAAAGCCCGCGTCTTCGAACCGTTCTTCACAACCAAAGAGCAGGGCAAGGGAACTGGCCTTGGTCTCTCTACGGCGTACGGCATTGTGAAGCAGAGCGATGGTTACATCTCTGTGTACAGCGAAGTCGGCATCGGTTCGACCTTCAAGGTCTATCTCCCGCGCATGGACACAGTTCGCGACACCAGCAACGCCGCAGGGCCGATTCCCGCGAACGATCGCGGAAGCGAAACCGTGCTGTTGGTAGAAGACGAAGAAGGCGTCCGCAAGTTGGTGCGTGGAATTCTCAGCCGCCAGGGTTATCACGTGCTTGAAGCGACCAGTGGCGAAGAAGCGCTGGAGATCGTGCGCGAATCTACGCAGAAAATCGACATGCTGCTAAGTGACGTGGTTCTGGTCGGCATGAGCGGTCGCGAACTCTCCGAGCGCCTGCGCATCCAGATGCCCTCACTGAAGGTCATCTACATGTCGGGATACACCGACGACGCCATCGTCCGCCACGGCGTGCTGACCGAAAGCGCAGAGTTCCTGCAAAAGCCGTTCACTAGCGACAGCCTGCTTCGCAAAGTGCGTGCCGTGCTGCAGAAGCGCCAACTGCAGTAG
- a CDS encoding 4Fe-4S binding protein — protein MAAQAQFPIPPSAKKKLVRRVGKDHSQLVRRAVQYSFFALNLWIGFQFYGFVRYCETGGATTKFSRPAGVEGWLPIASLMNLKYFLITGHMPKALVAGMLLLSAFLGISLLLKKSFCSWLCPVGTISEWLWKLGRKLIGRSVALPRGLDIPLRGLKYLLMSFFLFAVGTMSAGAIEQFLSGPYGAVADVQMLNFFRHLGQTAAAVLVVLVALSLFIQNFWCRYLCPYGALMGVVALASPSKIERFPDPCIDCGKCSKACPSLLPVDQLVTIRSPECTACMECVAVCPAEGALAFTLPHRRTLKPVAIAALIAAFFFGAVLYGKATGHWRPNVSQETYMELIGHAEAAIHP, from the coding sequence ATGGCAGCTCAGGCCCAATTTCCGATTCCCCCGTCAGCGAAGAAGAAGCTCGTCCGTCGTGTCGGCAAGGACCACTCGCAGTTGGTCCGCCGTGCGGTGCAATACAGCTTCTTCGCGCTGAACCTCTGGATTGGGTTCCAGTTCTACGGCTTCGTTCGCTACTGCGAAACCGGTGGCGCAACCACCAAGTTCTCCCGCCCAGCCGGAGTCGAGGGCTGGCTCCCGATCGCCAGCCTGATGAACCTCAAGTATTTCCTGATTACAGGCCACATGCCGAAAGCGTTGGTCGCCGGAATGCTCCTGCTAAGCGCATTTCTCGGCATTTCATTGCTCTTGAAGAAGTCGTTCTGTAGCTGGCTTTGCCCGGTCGGCACAATTTCCGAGTGGCTCTGGAAGCTCGGTCGCAAGCTGATTGGCCGCAGTGTCGCATTGCCGCGCGGGCTCGATATCCCACTTCGTGGCCTTAAGTACTTGCTCATGAGCTTCTTCCTTTTTGCAGTGGGAACCATGTCAGCCGGAGCAATCGAGCAATTTCTGAGCGGACCCTATGGCGCGGTGGCCGACGTCCAGATGCTGAACTTCTTCCGTCATCTCGGCCAGACTGCCGCAGCTGTGCTCGTTGTGCTTGTAGCGTTATCGCTTTTCATTCAGAACTTCTGGTGCCGCTATCTCTGCCCTTATGGAGCGTTGATGGGAGTCGTCGCGCTCGCAAGTCCGAGCAAAATCGAGCGCTTTCCCGATCCCTGCATTGATTGTGGAAAGTGCAGCAAAGCCTGCCCCTCGCTTTTGCCCGTGGATCAGCTTGTAACCATCCGTTCTCCTGAATGCACTGCCTGCATGGAGTGTGTTGCAGTTTGCCCGGCGGAGGGCGCTTTGGCCTTCACGCTGCCGCACCGCAGAACGCTGAAACCCGTTGCCATAGCAGCGCTCATCGCCGCCTTCTTTTTCGGCGCGGTGCTATACGGAAAAGCCACCGGACATTGGCGCCCAAACGTTTCACAAGAGACGTACATGGAGCTTATCGGGCACGCCGAAGCGGCGATCCACCCTTAG
- a CDS encoding APC family permease — MEESRAVTATNPQANTLKRSLGLWDLILYGIIVIQPTAPMPAFGVFSNGGKGHVVTSILIAMIAMVFTAMSYGRMARVYPSAGSAYTYVGRELHPALGYVTGWSMTMDYMLNPLICTIWCAHTMADMIPGIPLGWVLWTFFFAILFTGLNLRGIQTSARINQILCAIMAVVIAAFFVATVRYIFHLGSYPSGYFTHPFFNPDTFSVKTVFHGTSLAVLTYIGFDGISTLSEEVENPRRNIFLATVLVCVITGALAAAEVYGAQLLRYDWHFEASEEITAFAHVAAIAGGAKLANAIGITLLIATIGSGMGAQLGAARLLYGMGRSEALPKKFFGAIHPKTRIPANNVLLVGGIALVGAFLMNYDRGAELLNFGALLAFMGVNLAALTHYFLRDTAEPFLKRFVVHFLPSALGFVICLAIWLNLTHKALLLGAVWMVVGIAYGAVRTKFFRAELVNFDIPSEE; from the coding sequence GTGGAAGAATCCCGCGCAGTCACCGCTACGAATCCGCAGGCAAACACGCTCAAACGGTCGTTAGGACTTTGGGACCTGATCCTTTACGGAATTATCGTCATCCAGCCGACCGCTCCCATGCCGGCGTTCGGCGTTTTCAGCAACGGCGGTAAAGGGCATGTCGTCACCTCGATTCTCATTGCGATGATCGCGATGGTCTTCACCGCCATGAGTTACGGGCGCATGGCGCGCGTGTACCCCAGCGCGGGTTCGGCGTACACCTACGTAGGCCGCGAATTGCATCCGGCATTGGGTTATGTGACGGGCTGGAGCATGACCATGGACTACATGCTCAACCCGCTGATCTGTACCATTTGGTGCGCGCACACGATGGCTGACATGATCCCCGGCATCCCGCTGGGATGGGTGTTATGGACGTTTTTTTTCGCCATCCTGTTTACCGGGCTGAACCTGCGCGGCATTCAAACTTCGGCGCGGATCAATCAGATCCTGTGCGCGATCATGGCGGTGGTGATCGCGGCGTTCTTCGTCGCCACGGTGCGCTACATTTTTCACCTTGGGTCTTATCCTTCGGGATATTTCACCCATCCATTTTTTAACCCTGACACGTTTTCGGTGAAGACCGTCTTCCATGGCACCTCACTTGCGGTGCTCACGTATATCGGGTTCGACGGAATTTCGACTCTATCGGAAGAGGTGGAGAACCCGCGTCGCAACATCTTCCTTGCGACGGTGCTGGTATGCGTTATCACCGGCGCCCTGGCAGCAGCCGAGGTCTACGGGGCACAACTTCTCCGCTATGACTGGCATTTCGAAGCGTCCGAGGAGATCACGGCGTTCGCGCACGTGGCCGCGATTGCGGGTGGGGCGAAGCTGGCAAACGCGATTGGCATCACCCTGCTGATTGCGACGATCGGTTCTGGCATGGGCGCACAACTTGGGGCCGCACGCCTGCTTTATGGCATGGGTCGAAGCGAAGCATTACCCAAGAAATTTTTCGGGGCCATTCACCCTAAGACGCGTATCCCGGCCAACAATGTTCTGTTGGTGGGCGGCATCGCGCTTGTCGGCGCGTTCCTGATGAACTACGACCGCGGTGCCGAACTGCTTAACTTCGGTGCGTTGCTGGCGTTCATGGGTGTGAACCTCGCGGCATTGACCCACTACTTCCTTCGGGACACTGCCGAGCCATTCTTGAAGCGCTTCGTTGTGCATTTCCTTCCTTCGGCGCTTGGTTTCGTGATCTGCCTTGCGATCTGGCTGAACTTGACCCACAAGGCATTACTGCTGGGTGCCGTTTGGATGGTGGTGGGAATTGCTTACGGAGCGGTTCGTACCAAGTTCTTTCGAGCCGAACTGGTCAATTTCGACATTCCTTCCGAAGAGTAG
- a CDS encoding sigma-54-dependent transcriptional regulator, whose amino-acid sequence MLLVEDQEALRLAVREYLTARGFDVVEAATCDQARRVFADTHPTAAVLDYHLPDGTALDLLPEFKRSDPFVPLIILTAFGSIDLAVGAIKAGADQFLTKPVELAALTVVIQRAIEARRDRQKQLAGRPRQEREAVDPFLGSSAQIRKLEEQARRLLEVDTPVLIQGETGAGKTLLARWIHANSRRSDEAFVDLNCAGLSRELLETELFGHEKGAFTGAIANKTGLFEVAHRGTVFLDEIGDVDPQIQPKLLKVLEDKQFRRLGDVRDRKVDVRLLAATHQELSALVRERKFRSDLYFRISTIPLNVPPLRERTEDIPVLAEKLLQTSTAELGKSGFTLKGDAMDAMQRYAWPGNIRELKNVIERAVLLSGSRELSRRDLMFEPQAEGFEGWTTEGSLTLEQLERKYIEWTLQQSGGKVVEAAKRLDIPKSTLYQKLKQFKIEGGSAEE is encoded by the coding sequence GTGCTTTTGGTAGAAGACCAGGAGGCGCTGAGGCTCGCAGTGCGCGAGTACCTCACTGCCCGTGGCTTCGATGTAGTTGAGGCGGCCACTTGCGATCAGGCGCGCCGCGTCTTTGCCGACACCCATCCAACTGCTGCTGTCCTCGACTACCACTTGCCGGACGGTACGGCGCTCGATCTTTTGCCCGAGTTCAAACGCAGCGATCCGTTCGTGCCGCTGATCATCCTGACCGCATTCGGAAGTATCGATCTCGCGGTGGGCGCGATTAAAGCGGGCGCGGATCAGTTCCTCACCAAGCCAGTCGAACTGGCCGCCCTTACCGTCGTCATCCAGAGGGCGATTGAAGCCCGACGCGATCGCCAGAAGCAGCTCGCGGGACGACCGCGACAGGAGAGGGAAGCCGTCGATCCCTTTCTTGGATCAAGTGCGCAAATTCGAAAACTCGAAGAGCAAGCTCGACGCCTGCTCGAAGTAGATACCCCGGTGCTGATTCAAGGCGAGACGGGCGCAGGCAAAACGCTCCTCGCGCGCTGGATTCACGCCAACTCGCGTCGTTCCGATGAAGCCTTCGTTGACCTGAACTGCGCCGGTCTTTCGCGCGAGCTTCTCGAGACCGAATTATTCGGCCACGAGAAAGGCGCGTTCACCGGCGCCATCGCGAATAAGACCGGACTCTTCGAGGTCGCGCACCGCGGCACTGTTTTCCTCGACGAGATCGGCGATGTCGATCCGCAGATCCAACCTAAGCTCTTGAAGGTTTTGGAAGACAAGCAGTTTCGGCGTCTCGGCGATGTTCGCGATCGCAAAGTGGATGTGCGTCTTCTCGCTGCGACGCACCAGGAGCTTTCCGCTCTTGTCCGCGAGAGGAAGTTCCGCAGCGATCTTTACTTCCGCATCAGCACCATTCCACTGAATGTCCCCCCGTTGCGCGAACGCACGGAAGACATCCCGGTTCTTGCCGAAAAACTCTTGCAGACCTCGACCGCGGAACTCGGCAAGTCAGGTTTCACCTTGAAAGGAGACGCCATGGATGCCATGCAGCGTTATGCGTGGCCGGGGAACATCCGCGAACTGAAGAACGTGATCGAACGAGCCGTGCTCCTGAGCGGCTCGCGGGAACTCTCTCGCCGCGATCTCATGTTCGAGCCGCAAGCGGAAGGTTTCGAGGGCTGGACGACCGAAGGCAGCCTGACCCTCGAACAGCTCGAGCGCAAATATATCGAGTGGACGCTCCAGCAGAGCGGCGGAAAAGTTGTCGAAGCCGCCAAGCGACTTGATATTCCAAAGAGCACGCTCTACCAGAAGCTGAAACAGTTCAAGATCGAAGGCGGAAGTGCAGAAGAGTAA
- a CDS encoding hybrid sensor histidine kinase/response regulator has translation MAESRPTRDTVPPSAGSIDPSLYEAVFHNSLDGILIADDDARYIDVNAAACEIVGRTRKELIGERVGTFVEHPSDAQVLWEKAKQSGTIRAEIAVLRPDGQKRYIEFTAVANFVPGRHLILVRDFTHRRNLDEQIRNASKMEAIGRLAGGVAHDFNNLLMVITSYTELMLDSMADFDPLRKKAQEVLKASARAASLTRQLLAFSRKQVLDPQFQDFNILLREMSKLLGRVLGENVEVKLDLRENLGSVYADRGQIEQIMMHLAVNARDVMPEGGRFTVRTANVDFDGSYSRLPGSPPPGEFVMMSVEDTGNGMSRDVLSHLFEPFFSTKAMGKGTGLGLAAVYGIVKQSGGFIWVDSEEGHGSRFKMYFPRAVQGKEEQLGRRASFIPETRPAVVLLVEDEEALRAAAGDFLETRGYKIMTARDGTEALSMASKFAERIDVLITDLVMPGISGRVLAQELVKIHPETKVMYMSGYDDETVMVNGEIDSSSAFLRKPFRMDALSAKIREVLGEESRSSGSGPT, from the coding sequence ATGGCCGAATCCAGACCAACTCGTGACACGGTACCTCCGAGCGCCGGGAGCATCGATCCGTCATTGTATGAGGCGGTATTTCACAACTCGCTCGACGGCATCCTGATTGCCGACGACGATGCCCGTTACATTGACGTCAATGCAGCGGCCTGCGAAATCGTCGGCCGCACGCGGAAGGAACTCATCGGCGAGCGCGTCGGGACTTTCGTTGAACATCCCAGCGACGCGCAAGTTCTTTGGGAAAAGGCAAAGCAATCCGGGACCATCCGAGCGGAGATCGCGGTGCTTCGACCCGACGGACAGAAGCGGTATATCGAATTCACCGCCGTCGCGAATTTTGTTCCGGGTCGGCATCTCATCCTGGTTCGCGACTTCACTCACCGGCGCAATCTGGACGAACAGATTCGCAATGCTTCGAAGATGGAGGCGATCGGACGCCTGGCCGGCGGCGTCGCCCACGACTTCAACAATCTGTTGATGGTCATCACCAGCTATACCGAGTTGATGCTCGATTCCATGGCGGACTTCGATCCGCTACGGAAAAAGGCACAAGAGGTCTTGAAGGCTTCGGCTCGTGCGGCCAGCCTCACCCGCCAGCTTCTTGCATTCAGCCGCAAGCAGGTACTCGATCCTCAGTTCCAGGACTTCAATATTTTGCTTCGCGAGATGTCGAAGCTGCTTGGGCGGGTGCTCGGTGAAAACGTGGAAGTAAAGCTCGACCTGAGGGAAAACCTCGGCAGCGTCTATGCCGACCGCGGTCAGATCGAACAGATCATGATGCATCTCGCGGTGAACGCCCGAGACGTCATGCCCGAAGGCGGAAGGTTTACGGTCCGAACTGCTAACGTGGACTTCGACGGGTCCTACTCGCGCCTGCCGGGATCGCCTCCGCCGGGTGAATTCGTGATGATGTCCGTCGAAGATACAGGGAATGGCATGAGCCGCGACGTTCTCTCTCACCTCTTCGAACCGTTCTTCAGCACCAAGGCAATGGGGAAGGGGACTGGTTTGGGGCTCGCCGCTGTCTATGGCATCGTCAAGCAAAGTGGTGGTTTCATTTGGGTAGATAGCGAAGAAGGACATGGATCGCGTTTCAAGATGTACTTCCCGCGCGCCGTCCAGGGTAAAGAAGAGCAACTCGGCAGGCGTGCGTCGTTCATTCCAGAGACCCGTCCCGCCGTCGTATTGCTGGTTGAGGACGAAGAGGCGCTACGCGCGGCTGCCGGCGATTTCCTGGAGACCCGCGGCTACAAAATCATGACCGCCCGCGACGGCACGGAAGCGCTGAGTATGGCTTCCAAGTTCGCCGAACGCATTGATGTATTGATCACCGATCTCGTTATGCCCGGAATCAGCGGCAGGGTTCTGGCGCAGGAACTAGTTAAAATCCATCCCGAGACTAAGGTCATGTACATGTCGGGATACGACGACGAGACCGTTATGGTGAATGGGGAGATAGATTCCTCGAGCGCATTTCTAAGGAAGCCCTTCCGCATGGATGCACTCTCCGCTAAGATTCGTGAAGTTCTCGGCGAAGAGTCTCGCAGTAGCGGCAGCGGACCAACATAA
- a CDS encoding PilZ domain-containing protein, which yields MAGVVLEVLFVPLRAETLSVIRRAAETMDINLHLCADPQEVERLLFCHRYDGLIVEHDESTDSILRALRQSPSSRGAIAIDIHDEDINLQTVFNLGANFELVYPLSTDRVRRTLHLAVGLMMLGRRRYYRHPVRLPATITTEGRQYSATVSNVSEQGVGIFCEETPLTSGTLQCSFELPDHTGTVAVSATVVWADKTGQAGCRIEQFLHGRDEFVNWICRLFHQETTAPVVAPVHLATGPELFPGRQL from the coding sequence ATGGCTGGGGTTGTGCTGGAAGTTCTGTTCGTTCCGCTGAGAGCTGAGACGTTGTCGGTGATCCGTCGCGCTGCAGAAACGATGGACATCAATTTGCACCTCTGTGCGGACCCTCAGGAAGTCGAGCGCTTACTCTTTTGTCATCGCTACGACGGACTGATCGTGGAGCACGACGAGAGCACTGACAGCATTCTGCGCGCCTTACGACAGTCGCCGTCCAGTCGCGGTGCGATTGCGATTGATATCCACGACGAGGACATCAACCTTCAGACCGTCTTTAATCTCGGTGCAAACTTCGAACTGGTTTATCCCTTGAGCACTGATCGGGTACGGCGCACATTGCATCTCGCTGTCGGATTAATGATGCTGGGCCGCCGCCGCTACTACCGCCATCCAGTGCGTCTTCCGGCGACCATTACGACGGAAGGGCGCCAGTACTCCGCCACGGTGAGTAACGTGAGTGAGCAGGGTGTTGGAATATTTTGCGAAGAAACGCCACTCACATCGGGAACCCTGCAATGCTCGTTCGAATTGCCCGACCACACCGGGACTGTCGCCGTGAGCGCCACTGTGGTTTGGGCCGACAAAACCGGGCAGGCTGGATGCCGCATCGAGCAGTTCCTGCACGGACGCGATGAATTTGTGAATTGGATCTGTCGTCTCTTTCACCAGGAGACCACCGCTCCCGTGGTTGCTCCGGTGCATCTTGCTACGGGCCCGGAACTCTTTCCCGGGCGGCAACTCTAA
- a CDS encoding outer membrane lipoprotein-sorting protein, whose translation MLALVCAAPVVHAQTADEIIAKNIEAHGGAAKMKAIKTMKATGKIEIGPGMQAPMTATQQRPDMIRNEFTFQGMTGVQAYDGKEAWQIMPFMGKKDPDLMSADERDDMADSADLDGPLMDYAAKGNKVEYLGKDKLEGTDVYKLKVTLKDGSIQTWYIDTDSNLEVRVDSERMVRGTPHKNTRVIGDYKEVEGLPVPFSMEMSDADHPDQKMKLTLEKVEYNVPVDASIFKMPPKTATTTKGADTAEPKPADKKPDEAPKSETPKN comes from the coding sequence ATGTTAGCCCTGGTTTGTGCTGCTCCAGTTGTGCATGCACAGACTGCTGATGAAATCATCGCCAAGAATATTGAAGCCCACGGCGGCGCCGCCAAGATGAAGGCCATTAAAACCATGAAGGCCACCGGCAAGATCGAGATTGGTCCCGGTATGCAGGCTCCGATGACCGCCACGCAGCAACGCCCAGACATGATCCGGAACGAGTTCACCTTCCAGGGCATGACGGGTGTGCAGGCCTACGACGGCAAGGAAGCATGGCAGATCATGCCGTTCATGGGAAAGAAAGATCCCGACCTTATGTCCGCCGATGAACGTGACGACATGGCCGACAGCGCCGACCTTGATGGCCCGCTGATGGACTACGCCGCGAAGGGCAATAAGGTCGAATACCTTGGCAAAGATAAGCTCGAGGGCACCGACGTCTACAAGCTGAAAGTCACGCTGAAGGACGGCTCGATCCAGACCTGGTACATCGACACCGATTCGAACCTCGAGGTCCGTGTGGACAGCGAGCGCATGGTTCGTGGTACGCCGCACAAGAACACGCGCGTGATCGGCGACTACAAAGAGGTTGAAGGGCTACCGGTCCCGTTCTCGATGGAAATGAGCGACGCCGATCATCCAGACCAGAAGATGAAGCTCACGCTTGAGAAGGTGGAATACAACGTGCCGGTGGACGCCTCAATCTTCAAGATGCCTCCGAAGACCGCTACCACCACGAAGGGCGCCGACACCGCAGAGCCGAAGCCGGCAGACAAGAAGCCGGACGAAGCTCCGAAATCCGAAACACCGAAAAATTAA